Proteins encoded together in one Chitinophaga sp. LS1 window:
- a CDS encoding PKD domain-containing protein produces MKNLPIVRLLICACLLLTASVYPYVSKAQGDQTAITVKLGTSQTTGAWLHLPDDYNSTSTSYPLIIFLHGVGEGGTDVNAVLAHGVPKMIANGAKMQYTVNGKLFKFIVVSPQITNGWASETMVQSVLNDIKSKYRVDASRIYLTGLSAGGYGVLNYIASGTTYSDNLAAIVPVSSAAIDANKFAGLCNVASSKLAVWMLCGTSDSFIGNQRDYIADMKACSPSITPIATEYSGGTHSDNVWDKAYDPNHTYQNPNIYEWMLQYSRNTASSTISPPVAAVASSSLTITLPTNSTTLDGSTSTGTITTYAWTQTSGPSTATLSSTSTAKITASNLVAGTYVFKLTVSNSAGSSSQTVTVVVNPATPVAAVAAFSITLTLPTNSTTLDGSSSTGTITSYTWAQTSGPSTATLSSTSTAKITASNLIAGTYVFTLTVKNTTGSSSKTVTVVVNAATTAAPVAAVASASLSITLPTNSTALDGSSSTGTITSYTWAQTSGPSTATLSSTSTAKITASNLIAGTYVFTLTVKNTTGSSSKTVTVTVNAATGGKTACASCKFLITPGTDGGAYINGNNLGVQPGDTVCIQSGSYDYIQFFNITGTTAKPIVFINCGGQVKIGNGGSYGFVFNNAKYFKVTGTGSSDTYGFSVDGVSKKLNVGLGISKGCTDYEADHFEITGSEVGVMAKVNPDCDVNNQYPTFSIRNVKLHDFYIHDVTGEGMYIGNTAPNGETSTCNGVSTTLLPPRIYNLKIYNVITANTGWDGIQVASAPENVEIYNNKVSNYGVENKGSQQAGIILGGESNGKVYNNTVIKGTGNGIEIFGTGLSYVYNNILSDCGIDGTSTGQDAIFIDDRPTKQNYTPLQVYVMNNTIVNSGRDAIRMQNTNGTDGTGNLFVNNLAVKPGSLASRGALAYLTIQSGISYTSANGLNYPDAATVKFVDAANKNFHLAAGSPAIDQGKDLSAYFKIDIDGNARPQGSAYDVGADEYASGTAANVAPTASAGADQAITLPVTTVTLNGTGSTDSDGTIKTYKWVQTSGPVTATFSSAAIASPVLTKLTAAGTYVFTLTVTDDDGATASDAVTITVNAANVAPTANAGTDQTITLPTTTVTLNGTGSKDTDGSIKTYKWVQPSGPVTATISNTAIASPVITNLKTAGTYVFTLTVTDDDGATATDNVTITVKAANVAPTANAGADQTIQLPIATVTLNGTGSKDSDGTISTYKWVQTSGPATATISSATIASPVITNLSTAGTYVFTLTVTDNGGATATDQVTITVTAAAVNKAPTANAGADQTITLPTATVTLNGTGSTDSDGTINAYKWVQASGPVTATLSSATIASPVVTKLTTAGSYVFTLTVTDDDGATATDNVTITVKAATVSTPAANKAPVANAGSDITITMPRNNTTVDGSGSTDSDGTIVSYKWTQVSGPATASVPSSTAAKTDINQLSYVGTYVFRLTVTDDDGATATDDINVIVKAASNNSLVANAGADQTITLPTVNTVTLTGAGSTTTNYISSYKWELVSGTAGSATILNPASETPVITFSQAGTYVFRLTVTDTYGATSTDEVSVYVNGKTAAVDDSEVTIQVYPNPASTSLNLKLVVKEAANLIVRIFNSNGYIKGTYYMGTTNTVMKTFDVSGLANGLYILEITDGNSMKLTSKFIKVN; encoded by the coding sequence GTGAAGAACCTACCTATTGTCAGGCTACTGATATGTGCCTGTCTGTTATTAACTGCATCTGTGTATCCCTATGTATCCAAAGCCCAGGGAGACCAGACTGCCATTACTGTAAAACTAGGCACCAGCCAAACTACAGGTGCCTGGCTGCATTTACCGGATGATTACAACAGTACATCGACCAGTTATCCTCTTATAATTTTCCTGCATGGCGTAGGAGAGGGGGGAACTGATGTCAACGCTGTATTAGCGCATGGTGTACCAAAGATGATTGCAAACGGTGCAAAGATGCAGTATACAGTCAATGGAAAGTTGTTTAAATTTATCGTGGTATCTCCGCAAATCACCAATGGATGGGCAAGTGAGACCATGGTGCAAAGTGTACTGAATGATATTAAATCAAAGTACAGAGTAGATGCATCCCGTATTTACCTGACCGGGTTAAGTGCCGGTGGTTATGGTGTATTAAATTACATCGCGTCCGGAACAACCTATTCAGATAACCTGGCTGCTATCGTACCTGTGTCTTCAGCAGCAATTGATGCAAATAAATTTGCAGGACTATGTAATGTCGCCAGCAGCAAACTTGCTGTATGGATGCTATGTGGCACCAGCGACAGCTTTATTGGCAACCAACGTGATTACATCGCTGATATGAAGGCGTGTAGTCCATCTATCACTCCTATTGCTACCGAATACAGCGGTGGTACACACAGCGATAATGTTTGGGACAAAGCATATGATCCCAACCACACTTACCAGAATCCTAACATTTACGAATGGATGTTGCAGTACAGCCGCAACACCGCATCTTCTACCATATCCCCTCCTGTAGCCGCCGTAGCATCTTCCAGCCTGACCATAACCTTACCAACCAATAGTACTACTTTAGATGGTTCCACTTCTACCGGTACCATCACTACATATGCATGGACGCAAACCTCAGGTCCATCTACAGCGACACTGAGCAGCACCAGCACTGCAAAGATTACTGCCAGCAACCTCGTTGCCGGCACTTATGTGTTTAAACTAACTGTATCAAATTCTGCAGGAAGTAGTTCACAAACTGTAACAGTAGTGGTGAATCCAGCCACTCCCGTAGCAGCTGTAGCAGCATTCAGCATTACGCTGACACTGCCTACGAATTCTACTACTTTAGACGGTTCTTCTTCTACCGGTACCATCACCAGTTATACATGGGCACAAACTTCGGGTCCTTCTACTGCTACACTGAGCAGTACCAGCACTGCAAAGATCACTGCCAGCAACCTGATAGCTGGCACCTATGTGTTTACACTGACCGTAAAGAACACTACAGGTAGTAGCAGCAAAACAGTGACGGTAGTAGTGAATGCCGCTACCACTGCCGCTCCGGTGGCAGCAGTGGCTTCTGCTTCCCTGAGCATTACATTACCTACCAACAGCACTGCTTTAGACGGTTCTTCTTCTACCGGTACCATCACCAGTTATACATGGGCACAAACTTCAGGTCCTTCTACTGCTACACTGAGCAGCACCAGCACTGCGAAGATCACTGCCAGCAACCTGATAGCTGGCACCTATGTGTTTACACTGACCGTGAAGAACACTACAGGTAGCAGCAGCAAAACAGTCACCGTAACCGTAAATGCCGCTACCGGTGGCAAGACCGCCTGCGCCAGTTGCAAGTTCCTCATTACACCAGGTACGGATGGCGGTGCATATATTAATGGTAACAACCTGGGTGTTCAACCAGGTGATACTGTATGTATCCAGTCAGGTAGTTACGACTACATCCAGTTCTTCAACATCACCGGTACCACTGCCAAACCAATTGTATTCATCAACTGCGGTGGCCAGGTAAAAATAGGGAATGGTGGTAGCTATGGTTTTGTATTCAACAATGCCAAGTATTTCAAAGTAACGGGTACAGGTAGTTCTGACACCTACGGTTTTAGTGTAGACGGTGTGAGCAAGAAACTGAACGTAGGTCTTGGTATCAGCAAGGGATGTACCGATTATGAAGCGGATCACTTTGAAATCACCGGCTCTGAAGTAGGGGTGATGGCAAAAGTAAACCCAGATTGCGATGTCAACAACCAGTATCCAACTTTCTCTATCAGAAATGTAAAACTGCATGATTTTTATATACACGATGTAACCGGTGAAGGTATGTACATTGGTAACACTGCGCCCAATGGAGAAACGTCCACCTGCAACGGTGTATCTACCACCTTATTACCTCCACGCATTTATAACCTGAAAATTTACAACGTCATCACCGCCAATACCGGTTGGGATGGTATCCAGGTAGCTTCCGCACCTGAGAATGTAGAGATCTATAATAATAAGGTATCTAACTACGGTGTTGAAAATAAAGGTAGCCAGCAGGCGGGTATCATCCTTGGTGGTGAGTCCAACGGTAAGGTGTACAACAACACGGTGATCAAAGGTACCGGTAACGGTATTGAAATATTCGGTACGGGTCTGAGCTACGTTTACAACAACATTCTCAGCGATTGTGGTATAGATGGTACCAGCACAGGTCAGGATGCGATCTTCATCGACGACCGCCCTACCAAACAGAACTACACACCACTGCAGGTGTATGTGATGAACAACACCATCGTCAACTCAGGCAGAGATGCGATCCGTATGCAGAATACAAATGGTACCGATGGTACCGGCAACCTGTTTGTCAACAACCTTGCGGTAAAACCTGGTTCTCTGGCTTCGAGAGGAGCACTCGCATACCTGACTATTCAATCCGGTATATCATACACATCTGCAAATGGACTGAACTATCCGGATGCTGCGACTGTGAAGTTTGTAGATGCGGCTAATAAGAATTTCCACCTGGCAGCGGGTTCTCCTGCCATCGATCAGGGGAAGGATCTAAGCGCTTATTTCAAAATTGATATAGATGGCAACGCCCGCCCACAAGGCAGCGCATACGATGTAGGTGCCGATGAATATGCATCCGGTACTGCAGCAAACGTAGCGCCTACTGCCAGTGCAGGTGCTGACCAGGCCATTACTTTGCCCGTTACAACTGTTACACTTAATGGTACCGGATCTACTGATAGTGATGGTACCATTAAAACTTACAAATGGGTTCAGACTTCCGGTCCGGTAACTGCCACTTTCAGCAGTGCGGCCATTGCCTCGCCTGTATTGACAAAACTCACTGCTGCAGGTACCTATGTATTTACACTGACTGTGACGGATGATGATGGCGCTACCGCTTCGGATGCTGTCACCATTACAGTGAATGCTGCGAATGTAGCACCTACTGCCAACGCCGGTACAGATCAGACCATCACCCTGCCTACGACCACTGTTACCCTGAATGGTACAGGTTCCAAAGACACTGATGGTTCTATCAAAACTTACAAATGGGTACAGCCCTCAGGACCTGTCACTGCTACAATCAGCAATACAGCTATTGCGTCGCCGGTGATCACTAACCTGAAAACTGCGGGTACTTATGTATTCACCCTGACTGTTACTGATGATGATGGTGCGACAGCTACTGACAATGTAACCATTACGGTAAAGGCTGCGAATGTTGCACCCACTGCCAATGCAGGTGCTGATCAGACCATTCAATTGCCTATTGCAACTGTAACGCTGAATGGTACTGGCTCTAAAGATAGCGATGGTACGATCAGTACTTATAAATGGGTACAGACATCTGGTCCGGCTACGGCCACTATCAGCAGTGCAACCATTGCTTCTCCTGTGATTACTAACCTGTCTACTGCAGGCACCTATGTATTCACACTAACGGTGACAGATAATGGCGGCGCGACTGCTACTGACCAGGTAACCATTACTGTAACTGCCGCTGCCGTGAATAAAGCGCCTACAGCCAATGCCGGTGCTGACCAGACCATTACTCTGCCTACTGCTACTGTAACATTGAATGGTACAGGTTCTACTGACAGCGATGGTACAATCAATGCATACAAATGGGTACAGGCTTCCGGCCCTGTGACGGCGACACTGAGCAGCGCTACTATTGCTTCTCCGGTGGTAACAAAACTGACTACAGCAGGTAGCTATGTGTTCACATTGACGGTTACTGATGATGATGGCGCCACTGCTACTGACAATGTAACCATTACGGTAAAGGCTGCGACTGTTTCTACACCTGCTGCTAATAAAGCACCTGTAGCGAATGCGGGTAGCGATATCACCATCACCATGCCTAGGAACAACACCACCGTAGATGGTTCGGGTTCTACTGACAGTGATGGCACAATCGTATCTTACAAATGGACACAGGTATCAGGACCGGCTACGGCATCTGTACCGTCTTCTACTGCTGCGAAGACAGATATCAATCAGCTCTCTTATGTGGGTACTTATGTATTCAGACTCACAGTGACTGATGATGATGGGGCAACTGCTACCGATGATATCAATGTAATTGTGAAAGCTGCCAGCAACAATAGCCTTGTGGCCAATGCGGGCGCAGATCAGACCATCACCCTGCCAACGGTGAATACCGTGACACTGACGGGTGCCGGATCTACTACTACAAATTATATCTCTTCTTATAAATGGGAATTGGTGAGTGGAACTGCTGGTTCGGCGACCATTCTGAATCCTGCTTCTGAAACACCGGTAATTACATTCTCACAGGCAGGCACTTATGTTTTTCGTCTTACCGTGACAGACACATATGGCGCTACCTCCACCGACGAAGTATCGGTGTATGTGAATGGCAAGACTGCGGCTGTGGATGACAGCGAAGTCACAATACAGGTATATCCTAATCCTGCCAGTACCTCTCTCAACCTGAAGCTGGTGGTGAAAGAGGCGGCCAATCTTATTGTAAGAATATTTAACAGCAACGGGTATATTAAGGGTACTTATTATATGGGTACCACGAATACCGTGATGAAAACCTTTGATGTAAGTGGTTTAGCAAACGGGCTGTATATTCTTGAAATAACGGATGGTAATTCGATGAAACTAACCAGTAAGTTTATAAAAGTTAATTGA
- a CDS encoding polysaccharide deacetylase family protein, whose amino-acid sequence MSLVKNVFYSAAQLLPLAVLKQRRPDSLLLPYHHLVSDAPVPHIKHLYPWKGTKAFEKDLDYLLRRFTPVTLQDIIHALKTGQALPSGSFLLTFDDGLREVKDIIAPMLLRKGAPAAFFLNSAFLNNKSLFYKFKLSLIIESLQTTHHSKATLDQLYAYLQTDEASLIPAIKKITYNTKGQADEIGKILEISFAQYLEKEMPFLTLDEVGTLVQQGFAIGGHSIDHPYYNQLTLDEQLFQTRQSVDFLVQHFNLPYRAFAFPHTDAGVSKIFFNTLLEGPDPIDVIFGTGNQKKDFNPKILHRFNCERPTVSINAAVKGILLLNKIQQMTNKDQISR is encoded by the coding sequence ATGAGCCTGGTAAAAAATGTATTTTACAGTGCTGCGCAACTGTTACCCCTTGCCGTATTGAAACAACGACGTCCGGATAGTTTATTGCTTCCCTATCATCACCTGGTGAGCGACGCACCTGTTCCACATATCAAGCACCTCTATCCCTGGAAAGGTACCAAAGCATTTGAAAAAGATCTCGATTACCTGCTCAGACGATTTACCCCGGTTACTTTACAGGATATCATTCATGCTTTAAAAACAGGACAGGCATTGCCTTCCGGTTCTTTCCTGCTCACATTCGACGATGGGCTACGTGAAGTAAAAGATATCATCGCTCCTATGTTGCTTCGCAAAGGCGCACCAGCAGCATTTTTCCTGAATAGTGCATTTCTTAACAATAAAAGTCTGTTTTATAAATTCAAGCTTAGCCTGATTATCGAAAGTTTACAAACAACACATCATTCAAAGGCAACGCTTGATCAATTGTATGCTTATCTGCAAACAGATGAAGCATCACTCATTCCAGCTATTAAAAAGATCACTTACAACACAAAGGGACAGGCAGATGAAATAGGAAAGATATTAGAGATTTCCTTTGCACAATATCTGGAGAAAGAAATGCCGTTCCTTACGCTGGATGAAGTGGGCACACTGGTACAACAGGGTTTTGCAATTGGTGGGCATAGTATTGATCATCCTTATTATAACCAGCTTACACTGGATGAACAACTCTTTCAGACACGACAATCTGTAGACTTCCTTGTACAGCATTTTAACCTACCTTATAGAGCATTTGCATTTCCACATACAGATGCGGGAGTGAGTAAGATATTTTTCAATACATTATTAGAAGGTCCTGATCCGATAGATGTGATCTTTGGTACAGGCAATCAAAAGAAAGATTTCAATCCGAAGATCTTACATCGTTTTAATTGTGAAAGGCCAACCGTAAGTATCAATGCTGCTGTAAAAGGGATCTTACTATTGAACAAAATTCAGCAGATGACAAATAAGGACCAGATCAGCCGGTAA
- a CDS encoding winged helix-turn-helix transcriptional regulator has product MVCPGEKIYDCKRQLLAIQDTLDIIGGKWKVTILGCLAMGGKRFMDLQRELAGIGPKMLSRELHELEMNGLIRKEEEGKYEMTAYSDSLKPVIQVLAEWGTQHRVKVMSMQ; this is encoded by the coding sequence ATGGTTTGTCCCGGTGAAAAGATTTATGATTGTAAGCGACAATTGCTGGCTATTCAGGATACCCTGGATATCATTGGTGGTAAGTGGAAAGTGACGATCCTGGGGTGCCTGGCGATGGGAGGAAAGCGCTTTATGGATTTGCAGCGGGAGCTGGCGGGCATAGGGCCAAAAATGTTGTCGAGAGAGTTGCATGAGCTGGAAATGAATGGGCTGATCCGGAAAGAGGAAGAGGGGAAGTATGAGATGACGGCGTATAGTGATTCGCTGAAGCCGGTGATACAGGTATTGGCAGAGTGGGGAACGCAGCATAGGGTGAAGGTGATGTCTATGCAATAA
- a CDS encoding NAD(P)/FAD-dependent oxidoreductase, producing MEFEVIIIGGSYAGLQAGMTLGRALRKVLIIDSGKPCNAQTPHSHNFLTRDGETPAAITKAALEQLKAYTTVQVLHGKATLGEKTNNGFSITTEAGEKFTSKKLIITTGVKDIMPEIPGIAACWGISVIHCPYCHGYEVANQPTGILGNGEGGFETTKLIQHWTKDLTLFTNGPITMTAEMVAQIKKKNINIIETPVKAIIHDKGQLNAVELTDGTKVSLKAVYARLPFIQHSDIPAQLGCELTETGHIKVADFVKTTVEGVYAAGDNCSMMRGVANAVAVGLAAAAFVNREMIWEEFENA from the coding sequence ATGGAATTTGAAGTTATCATCATCGGAGGAAGCTATGCAGGATTACAAGCCGGAATGACACTCGGCCGCGCACTTAGAAAGGTATTGATCATTGATAGCGGCAAACCCTGTAATGCTCAAACGCCACATTCACATAATTTCTTAACGAGAGATGGAGAAACCCCAGCCGCCATTACAAAAGCAGCACTGGAACAACTCAAAGCATATACCACCGTTCAGGTGCTCCATGGCAAAGCCACACTGGGAGAGAAAACCAACAACGGATTTTCTATTACCACGGAAGCAGGAGAAAAATTCACCTCAAAAAAACTCATTATTACCACTGGTGTCAAAGACATCATGCCCGAAATTCCGGGTATAGCAGCATGCTGGGGAATTTCTGTCATTCACTGCCCCTATTGCCATGGTTATGAAGTAGCTAATCAGCCAACCGGTATTTTAGGCAATGGCGAAGGTGGTTTTGAAACAACAAAACTGATACAACACTGGACAAAAGACTTAACTTTGTTCACGAACGGACCTATCACTATGACAGCTGAAATGGTGGCACAGATAAAGAAAAAGAACATCAATATCATTGAGACACCTGTAAAAGCCATTATTCATGACAAGGGACAATTAAATGCAGTGGAACTTACCGATGGTACCAAAGTATCGTTAAAAGCAGTCTATGCCCGTTTACCGTTTATACAGCACAGTGATATACCTGCGCAACTGGGATGTGAATTGACAGAAACAGGGCATATCAAAGTAGCTGATTTTGTAAAGACGACTGTTGAAGGCGTGTATGCCGCCGGGGATAATTGCAGTATGATGCGTGGTGTGGCTAATGCAGTAGCAGTGGGATTGGCGGCGGCCGCGTTTGTGAACAGGGAAATGATCTGGGAAGAATTTGAAAATGCCTGA
- a CDS encoding fatty acid desaturase family protein produces MNHTDIIKRVHWKDLRHLSIPEMLIENNLTIPWALASWVLAYFGYYIWALPFSAFFFLTALRQVHNGFHNSLGTNKFLTEFTLFSNSVLMCASMHAVKFNHIRHHKYCLSEEDYEGKSAGMSWYGAILYGPLHMFLIHKVTWQKGNRTYRNHLVAELLAVIAFVSAVFYFQVPFLVYHVIVMVIGELLMAFFAVWTVHHDTEAHPEIARTQRGSWKNKITFSMFYHLEHHLFPAVPTIKLPELAKRIDQVLPELEKKQTF; encoded by the coding sequence ATGAACCATACTGATATCATCAAACGCGTACACTGGAAAGACCTGCGCCATCTTTCCATCCCTGAAATGCTCATTGAAAATAACCTGACGATCCCCTGGGCCCTTGCCTCGTGGGTATTAGCTTATTTTGGGTATTATATATGGGCTTTACCTTTTTCTGCTTTCTTTTTTCTCACTGCTTTAAGGCAGGTACACAATGGCTTCCACAACTCCTTAGGAACCAATAAATTCCTCACAGAATTCACCTTATTCTCCAACAGTGTATTGATGTGTGCGTCCATGCATGCCGTCAAATTTAATCATATCCGTCACCACAAGTATTGTCTATCTGAAGAAGATTACGAAGGGAAATCAGCGGGCATGAGCTGGTATGGCGCCATCCTTTATGGCCCCCTGCATATGTTCCTTATTCACAAAGTCACCTGGCAAAAAGGGAACCGGACCTACAGGAACCACCTGGTTGCCGAATTATTGGCCGTTATCGCCTTCGTAAGCGCGGTATTTTACTTCCAGGTACCCTTCTTAGTGTATCATGTAATTGTGATGGTAATTGGGGAGCTTTTGATGGCTTTCTTCGCGGTATGGACTGTGCACCATGATACCGAAGCGCATCCTGAAATAGCGAGAACGCAGAGAGGGAGCTGGAAGAATAAGATTACGTTTAGTATGTTCTATCATCTGGAACATCACCTGTTTCCGGCAGTGCCAACAATAAAACTGCCTGAGCTCGCAAAAAGGATCGATCAGGTTTTACCTGAATTAGAGAAAAAACAAACTTTTTAG
- the metK gene encoding methionine adenosyltransferase has protein sequence MPYLFTSESVSEGHPDKVADQISDALIDNFLAYDATSKVACETLVTTGQVVLAGEVKSEAYLDVQEIAREVIRKIGYTKSEYMFEANSCGIFSAIHEQSPDINQGVERKSPEEQGAGDQGMMFGYATKETDNYMPLALDLAHKLLIELAAIRRENKEITYLRPDAKSQVTIEYSDDNKPVRIDTIVISTQHDDFDAEAKMLAKIKEDMINIVIPRVKAQLKPELAALFNDKITYHINPTGKFVIGGPHGDTGLTGRKIIVDTYGGKGAHGGGAFSGKDPSKVDRSAAYATRHIAKNLVAAGLADEVLVQVSYAIGVAKPCGLFIDTRGTAKVEMTDGEIARKVEEIFDLRPYAIEQRLKLRNPIYSDTAAYGHMGRESKVVTKVFNKGKKHEKSVEVELFTWEKLDYVDKVKAAFSL, from the coding sequence ATGCCTTATTTATTTACCTCAGAATCAGTATCCGAAGGACATCCGGATAAAGTTGCCGATCAGATATCAGATGCATTGATAGATAATTTCTTAGCCTATGATGCGACTTCCAAAGTTGCTTGTGAGACATTGGTGACTACCGGTCAGGTGGTACTGGCTGGAGAAGTTAAATCCGAAGCTTACCTGGATGTGCAGGAAATTGCGCGTGAGGTAATTCGCAAGATAGGGTATACCAAAAGTGAATACATGTTCGAGGCTAACTCCTGCGGTATCTTCTCTGCCATCCATGAGCAGTCTCCAGATATCAACCAGGGTGTAGAGCGCAAGAGCCCGGAAGAGCAGGGTGCTGGCGACCAGGGTATGATGTTCGGTTACGCTACCAAGGAGACCGATAACTATATGCCACTGGCACTGGATCTGGCGCACAAACTGCTGATCGAACTGGCTGCGATCCGTCGCGAAAACAAAGAGATCACTTACCTGCGTCCGGATGCAAAGTCACAGGTGACGATCGAGTATTCTGACGATAACAAGCCTGTACGTATCGATACAATCGTGATCTCTACACAGCACGATGATTTCGATGCCGAAGCAAAGATGCTGGCTAAGATCAAGGAAGACATGATCAATATCGTTATTCCCCGTGTAAAAGCACAGCTGAAGCCAGAACTGGCAGCGCTGTTCAATGATAAAATTACTTACCACATCAACCCAACCGGTAAATTCGTAATCGGTGGTCCTCATGGTGATACTGGTCTGACAGGCCGTAAGATCATCGTGGATACTTATGGTGGTAAAGGCGCACACGGTGGTGGTGCGTTTTCTGGTAAAGATCCTTCCAAAGTAGACCGTTCTGCTGCTTATGCTACCCGTCACATTGCTAAGAACCTGGTTGCTGCAGGTCTGGCAGATGAGGTGCTGGTACAGGTGTCTTATGCGATTGGTGTGGCTAAACCTTGTGGTTTGTTCATCGATACTCGTGGTACTGCCAAGGTGGAGATGACTGATGGTGAGATTGCACGTAAGGTGGAAGAGATCTTTGACCTGCGTCCTTATGCGATCGAGCAGCGTTTAAAACTGCGTAATCCTATTTATAGCGATACTGCTGCTTATGGTCATATGGGTCGGGAGAGCAAGGTGGTGACCAAGGTATTCAATAAGGGTAAGAAGCATGAGAAGAGTGTAGAAGTGGAGTTGTTTACATGGGAGAAGCTGGATTATGTGGATAAGGTGAAGGCAGCATTTAGCCTGTAA